Proteins from a genomic interval of Chanos chanos chromosome 3, fChaCha1.1, whole genome shotgun sequence:
- the dcp2 gene encoding m7GpppN-mRNA hydrolase: METKRGEIPNGVLDDLCSRFILHIPSEERDNAIRVCFQIELAHWFYLDFCMQNSPGLPQCGIRDFAKAVFNHCPFLLPQGEDVQKVLEQWKEYKMGVPTYGAIILDETFENVLLVQGYLAKSGWGFPKGKVNEDEAPHDCAVREVLEETGFDIRDRICKDTFIEQKITDQLARLYIIPGVSKETKFNPKTRKEIRNIEWFPVENLPCHRNDMTPKSKLGLAPNKFFMAIPFIRPLREWIAKHKVESTSSDEDFASNGSTPCKPLDRVHSKPRRTQMLTEASPGDGWSKQKQQKAFAQPGQYELADFLKVKNHNVKGNGKKHQDSPNMKKRTNGVGGSQRDDKKLQPRRLQDNFDMDAGCDIYAPNGQSERSLGDYNGDYEQILSSSSFLSFKFDREAIMKCFDS; this comes from the exons ATGGAGACAAAACGAGGGGAGATTCCTAACGGCGTTTTGGACGACCTTTGCAG CCGCTTCATCCTTCACATCCCCAGTGAAGAAAGGGACAATGCAATCAGAGTATGCTTCCAGATTGAACTTGCCCATTGGTTTTACCTGGACTTTTGCATGCAGAATTCACCAGGATTGCCTCAGTGTGGGATAAGGGACTTTGCCAAAGCTG TTTTTAATCACTGTCCGTTTCTGCTGCCCCAAGGAGAGGACGTGCAAAAAGTTTTAGAACAGTGGAAGGAGTATAAGATGGGTGTTCCTACATATGGTGCAATTATTCTTGATGAGACGtttgagaat GTATTGCTGGTCCAGGGATATCTGGCCAAGTCTGGATGGGGCTTTCCTAAAGGAAAAGTCAATGAAGACGAGGCACCCCATGACTGCGCTGTACGAGAG GTTCTGGAAGAGACGGGTTTTGATATCCGTGACCGTATCTGCAAAGACACTTTCATTGAGCAGAAGATCACAGATCAGCTGGCTCGGCTGTACATAATCCCAGGAGTCTCAAAGGAGACAAAGTTCAATCCCAAAACTCGAAAAGAAATAAGG AACATTGAGTGGTTCCCTGTTGAGAACCTGCCATGTCACAGGAATGACATGACTCCTAAATCCAAACTTGGACTGGCTCCCAACAAGTTTTTCATGGCCATTCCATTCATCAG ACCTCTCAGAGAATGGATTGCCAAGCACAAAGTGGAGTCGACAAGCAGTGATGAGGATTTTGCTTCCAATGGCAGCACTCCATGCAAACCTCTAGACAGAGTCCA CTCTAAACCAAGAAGGACTCAGATGTTGACTGAGGCATCTCCAGGAGATGGCTGGTCAAAGCAAAAGCAGCAGAAAGCTTTTGCACAACCTGGTCAATATGAACTTGCAGACTTCTTGAAAGTCAAG AACCACAATGTGAAAGGTAATGGTAAAAAACACCAGGACTCTCCAAACATGAAGAAGAGGACAAATGGGGTTGGTGGCTCACAG AGAGACGACAAAAAGCTCCAGCCTAGAAGACTGCAGGACAACTTTGACATGG ATGCAGGATGTGACATTTATGCCCCTAATGGACAGTCGGAGCGTTCCCTTGGTGACTATAATGGTGACTATGAGCAGATCCTCTCTTCCAGCTCCTTCCTCAGCTTCAAGTTTGACCGAGAGGCTATCATGAAGTGCTTCGACTCGTGA
- the ca9 gene encoding carbonic anhydrase 9: MQWEFFLTLLLFNSLWLIEASTSSSSEEDDGSSEQDEEHHKTSSHGHHWSYNDQEAWSAAFQHCNGKSQSPIDVDTSKTIFTPSLPPIVLEGYDLTDAPALTLMNNGHTLQLSLPNSMRIVRGFDQVYLAAQLHFHWGSVEVPGSEHTIDNVHFPAEIHVVHYNSKYASLSEAASKPDGLAVLGGFIGIGLHENENYEKILSALRDVSAEESNTEIPGFNVRHLLPKNLEKFYRYNGSLTTPPCFQTVNWTIFNETITVSRRQLAALEDTLKAGQNQLLSKNFRAPQLLHGRRVQASFISKPIPQNGLSRGDTLAIVFGALFAATLLVFAVYACTQRRKYSKFKNSSKQNVIYKPAIKEEA, from the exons ATGCAGTGGGAGTTCTTCCTCACCCTCCTCCTATTTAACAGTCTGTGGCTAATTGAAGCCTCcacatcctcttcctctgaggAAGATGATGGCAGCAGTGAGCAGGATGAAGAACATCACAAAA CTTCCTCACATGGACACCACTGGAGCTATAATG ATCAGGAAGCTTGGTCTGCTGCGTTCCAGCACTGCAATGGGAAATCACAATCTCCTATCGATGTTGATACCAGTAAGACCATTTTCACGCCTAGTCTCCCACCCATTGTACTGGAGGGCTATGATCTGACAGACGCTCCTGCCCTGACACTGATGAACAATGGGCACACAT TGCAGCTCAGTCTTCCCAACAGCATGCGTATAGTCCGGGGTTTTGATCAGGTCTACCTCGCTGCACAGCTACACTTCCACTGGGGCTCTGTTGAAGTCCCAGGTTCAGAACACACAATTGACAATGTTCACTTCCCTGCAGAG ATCCATGTGGTTCATTATAACTCTAAGTATGCTAGTCTCTCTGAGGCTGCCAGTAAACCTGATGGACTGGCTGTGTTAGGAGGCTTCATTGGG atTGGTCTACATGAGAATGAGAACTACGAAAAAATCCTTTCAGCACTGAGGGATGTCAGTGCAGAAG AGTCAAACACCGAGATTCCAGGTTTCAATGTCCGCCATTTGCTGCCTAAAAACCTGGAGAAATTCTACAGGTACAATGGATCTCTGACAACACCACCCTGCTTCCAGACTGTCAACTGGACAATCTTTAATGAAACAATCACAGTATCAAGAAGACAG CTGGCAGCATTAGAGGACACACTGAAAGCAGGACAAAACCAGCTCTTGTCTAAGAATTTCAGAGCTCCACAGCTTCTGCATGGAAGACGAGTCCAGGCATCTTTCATCTCCAAACCCATCCCACAGA ATGGACTGTCAAGAG GAGATACTCTGGCTATAGTATTTGGGGCTCTTTTTGCAGCCACTTTACTGGTATTTGCAGTGTACGCATGTACGCAGCGGAGAAAATACTCAAA GTTTAAGAATTCCTCTAAGCAGAATGTCATTTATAAGCCAGCAATCAAAGAAGAGGCATAG
- the LOC115808251 gene encoding gamma-secretase subunit Aph-1b, translating into MTVAVFFGCAFIAFGPAFALFIFTIAKDPLRVIILIAGAFFWLLSLLLSSLVWFIAVKASNADNASLQRGLLIFGVIFSVLLQEVFRFAYYRLLRKANEGLATISDEEASPISVQQMAYVAGLGFGIMSGAFSMINILSDSLGPGTVGIFGDSQYYFITSALMTMAMTLLHTFWGVVFFHGCEKGNWWVTATVVCLHLLVSCLSLLNPLYEGSLPPVYCVMVVMAVWAFFSSGGSLNNLAQLCTRRKTDVSTS; encoded by the exons ATGACTGTAGCGGTATTTTTCGGCTGTGCTTTCATAGCTTTCGGGCCCGCGTTCGCCCTCTTTATTTTCACTATCGCTAAAGATCCATTGCGAGTCATCATTCTCATCGCTGG GGCATTTTTCTGGCTCCTGTCCTTACTCCTGTCTTCGTTGGTTTGGTTCATTGCTGTGAAGGCCAGCAATGCTGATAATGCCAGTCTGCAGAGAGGCCTGCTTATATTTGGGGTCATCTTCTCTGTGCTCTTACAGGAGGTGTTCCGCTTTGCTTACTACAGGCTGCTCAG GAAGGCTAATGAAGGGCTGGCAACCATCAGTGATGAGGAAGCATCACCAATTTCAGTCCAGCAAATGGCTTACG TGGCTGGGCTGGGTTTTGGGATTATGAGCGGGGCCTTCTCTATGATCAACATCCTCTCTGACTCCCTGGGCCCAGGCACAGTGGGCATCTTTGGGGACTCTCAGTACTACTTCATCACCTCAG CTCTGATGACAATGGCCATGACATTGTTGCACACATTCTGGGGTGTGGTTTTCTTCCATGGTTGTGAGAAGGGTAACTGGTGGGTCACTGCGACAGTGGTGTGTCTCCACCTGCTGGTGTCCTGTCTG tctctgTTGAACCCACTGTATGAGGGCAGTCTGCCTCCTGTTTACTGCGTCATGGTGGTGATGGCTGTTTGGGCATTCTTCAGCTCAGGAGGATCACTGAACAACCTAGCACAGCTATGTACAC gtcgGAAAACTGACGTGAGTACTTCGTAA